The following DNA comes from Musa acuminata AAA Group cultivar baxijiao chromosome BXJ1-4, Cavendish_Baxijiao_AAA, whole genome shotgun sequence.
AAAGACGAGAGAGGTCGCGCGGTTTAAAGTTGAGTGCAAGTCTGTGGAGGAGATGCCACGGTGGGCGCCACTCTTCGTCTCCATCTGCACTCCTCCCCCCGGGTTATTGTACCGCACACATCGGATCACGCATCTGTGACGTGTGGGACCCACTCTCTCTGGTTGGGGTCACTATCTCGGCCCGTGAAGAGGGTGCAGAAGTGGGTAACGAAATAGTACGTCAGCGCCGCGTGGCGGTCGAGGACTCTAAGAGGATGGCGGCGGCGTGCCGCACGAAACAGCAAACCACGTTCGGATCCAGTTATGCGCAACCGCGTGGCAGGGTGGCTTCGGGCGGTGGAAACGAGTCGCGAGTTCGAAGGCGAAGCAGCAAATATCACTGCAAACTAAACTACGGGATCCAtcgtctctcggagaactcttactTTGCAGGGGAAGACCGATGAATCCGACGCGCACGAACGCGGAAAAGATCTTTACACCATCAAATCACGACCGTACAGAATTAATCGGACGGAGAGCAAGGATCACATGGGTCCCAGTGGTTAAAAGTCTGCCGACATGTGGTCCAACGTCTGACCGTCGTCCAAACGCCAAACCCACCTGACGGAGGCGGCATGGTGCACGACGTCTAGTTGCCAATGGGAGGTCGCCACGTAGACGGCCTCGCTTACGCTTCCTTCACACTCGCGGACCACATGAACGCGGCAGCCGCCCGTGGCGGGACCCGCGTGGGTGCCACCGCGAGAGCCGGTTTCATTGGTCATTGGGTACCGCAATCCCCAAATTCGACCCATATGCCCTCTGCATCTTTCCTCTTCGTTCCTCCGTCGTTTCGATATGATGAGCGAGGAAACACTGCTGCAAGAggaatcattcacacgaacaaacACGGTGCATTCGGAATCACGAATCACGCAAAGATAGGAACGAGCGAGATGAATTCTTTTATTCCCACAGGTTCCTGTGGTTTGCAGGCATGCATCTCTCCTTGTGGATTCACCAAGCTTTACATATTCACAGTTACTACAGAGTCTACAAACCTTTCTATCACAAAATCTCAACAAACACTACAACTATACCTTCAAAGCTTATTCAGATCACAGGTCTTCTCCATCAGCTCTGCTCCGATTGCTCGTGTGTTTACCGGCACCGGCCTCCACATGAAGAAGCACTGAGTGCCGCGGATGGTGTTCTGGCGCTTGCTGTGGAGAAGAGATTGATGGAAGCTTCTGCGGAGTACATACTACTGTTGTTTAATACATGGTACGAAGCCTCGGTAATAGTGATGCGAGGTGGGGGGGGGCTTAGAATTCCAGCATTATGCTTCCGAAGGGGGCTCGGTGGGGGATGCCCTTCCTTCTCTTGGCGCTGCGGAAGCTGGCGGCGGTCGGCGGCGGCGTCGATGGGGTGAAGCTCTGTGTGGCGTTGCTCTTCACGCTGCCGCGGCTCGTGCTGGTGTCGGAGGCGTCTGAGTCGGAAGCCGCGGTTGACTGCTtcgtcttcttcttgttcttcttcttctggggATGGTTCTTTTTCTTCCTGTTGTAGTCAGAGGCGGCGCCCGCAATCTGAAATGGGGATTTCATCGAACAATTGGTTAGAGGAGAAATTAGCGGAAAGATTGGATTTTGATAGTGGTGGTGCGGAAGAAGGTGATAGGGAGGGGGAAACCTTGCAGCCGAGGGAGCAGAAGCGGAAGGAGTCCACGAGGCTCCGCTCGCAGACCTCGCAGATGTTGGTGACGCCCTTGCCGGGCCTCTGCTGGGGGCGCTCGTTGAGGAAGACGACGCGGGCGCTGTTGATAATGTAGGTCTGCACGCCGGTGATGTCCAACACCTTCTGGATCTCCGAGACTCGGATCACGTCGTGGTAGGACGACCGTCGTATCTGAAACCAATGCCAGCAGAAAACCATATCTCATCATCCTCGCAACGATTCCGTCCCTTGCGggatgaacatggataggattCTGGGGGATGCAAACGGACCTGGATGGAGCGATGGTCGCTGTGACGCGCGAGGCAGAGGGAGCAGAGGGCGCCGTTCATGCAATCGAGACAGTACATATTGCACTCGCTCTTGTGGGCGTCAGCGTGCCGCTTGCATTGCACGAAAAAGCTCGTCGACAGCAGCGGGCGCAGCCACGGCGGccactgctcctcctcctcctcctccttccctcccGCTCCCTGTTCCAGTCCGTAGTATCAGACCCCTCACGGAAACACAAAACCAGCAGAAGGAAACGAGAAAAAGCCACATCTTTCAGAATACAAGACAAAAATCTCACCATGATTCCTCTGTTCTTGCTGTCAAGCTCTTTGAACGGAGATTCTCGATCGATCGCCACCTGGATCATCGGAAAACTCCCCCCTTTCCGTCTGCTAATTCTTGGTGTGGGAATCAAATAGCTTATGGCAAGAGAGGAGACGAGGGAGCAGAGGTCTCTGCAGGGAACCGAGACAGGTAGAAAAGTCGTCTTTGTAGACTTGAgaaagagtgagagagagagagagagaaagggggtATAGTGGGAGGATGAGGATGGAGAAGGGCTAAGATGCGTTGGTTGCAAGGAAGCCTCGCTTCTTTCTTCTCCCCATCACTCTCATGCATGTCTTTTCTAcatatatttttctccactatTTCTCCTAAACCAAATTACAGTATTGGCGTTGGTCAAACGTACTAAACATTGTACCATAAATATCTGTTCAATATAATGCGTTGTCCTTTGAGGAGGGCAATTTCATGCCATGATCCACAATTTGGATGCCTCCAATGTGGACTTTCTTCTCCTCATGCTGACAAGCATCTTACGACAGCACACTATTCTTTGGTAGGTGTCATTAAGCAATTAAGATTGGAACCCAAATGTCATGATAAAAGTTCCTATGCAAGTTGGAGAGATTGCATTCATAAAGGTGAGCTATGTCTTGTGCATTGGAAGATGTGAGGGTGGGTCAAGTCAAGTAGGAGATGGGTCTCTGTGTGGTGTGGTAGATGTTGGTGGatcactccctctctctctctctcacgagtGGAAGATGATCCCAGGTGCTGTGTAAAGCACACTAAATGCAGGAATATGCTTTGCCTTTATCTATGATATGCAAGGAAGAACAAGGAAAAATTATTAGGCCACTAGCAGGTGGCACAATTTCTTTTGTTGTAGTGCATTGGCAAAACTGGAATGGGACTGAGAAGAAGAATCAAAGTGTCATCTTCCAATCATGTCGAGTGGATGTCTGATGCACACTTATGCTAATTCGAGTTACAAAGATCAGCTATGTACTGATTTCTTCATGTCGACACTTCTTTCGTTAGCATCTCTTAAATCAACCATAGTTAAGTCGATTAAGCGGAGACCGACGGCTATGATTGCATCCGAGTCCCATGTCAGTCCAATGGATGCCGACGTGGATGTGTTGGGCTGTGACGTGGTGCTGGATTGCCTACACGTCAGCCCTCGTCGGATGGCATCCTAGCGTTAGTGCTCGCCACCCCGACTTATGGCACGACATGGATCTTGCCGGGACGGAACGGCGTTCCATCCACGGAGATGTGCCTGCGTTGACGACGCGGTGGAGATGTGCCCTTTTGGCTTGCGATCGGAATGCGTTGCTTTCCCGTTTCATAAAGCTATGCCGATCCCAAATAGTCTCTCTCTTCGCTTT
Coding sequences within:
- the LOC103982588 gene encoding protein RGF1 INDUCIBLE TRANSCRIPTION FACTOR 1 produces the protein MIQVAIDRESPFKELDSKNRGIMGAGGKEEEEEEQWPPWLRPLLSTSFFVQCKRHADAHKSECNMYCLDCMNGALCSLCLARHSDHRSIQIRRSSYHDVIRVSEIQKVLDITGVQTYIINSARVVFLNERPQQRPGKGVTNICEVCERSLVDSFRFCSLGCKIAGAASDYNRKKKNHPQKKKNKKKTKQSTAASDSDASDTSTSRGSVKSNATQSFTPSTPPPTAASFRSAKRRKGIPHRAPFGSIMLEF